The sequence GAAAAAATTAAAACTGGTACAATATTTTTAGATGGTGTGAATATAACTAATGAAAAAATAGAAAAAAGGAATATAGGGTATTTATTTCAAGAATTTGCCTTATTTCCACACTTAGATGTATTTCAAAATATTTCATTTGGATTAAATAAATTAAGTAAAAAAGAAAAAGAAGAAAAAGTTTTAGAAATGCTTGATTTAATTGAATTAAAAGGTTATGAAAAAAGATATCCCCATGAACTATCTGGTGGGGAAAAACAAAGAGTTGCATTAGCAAGATCTCTTGCAGTTATGCCAAAGTTATTATTATTAGATGA is a genomic window of Streptobacillus felis containing:
- a CDS encoding ABC transporter ATP-binding protein yields the protein MKFLEFNNVSFSYEKDLIIDNYSFSMDKSEILMIKGKSGIGKSTLLRLISGLEKIKTGTIFLDGVNITNEKIEKRNIGYLFQEFALFPHLDVFQNISFGLNKLSKKEKEEKVLEMLDLIELKGYEKRYPHELSGGEKQRVALARSLAVMPKLLLLDEPFSSLNIELREKLRLELKEILKKVGITTIIVSHDLDDSTIADRVINMR